Proteins from a genomic interval of Panthera tigris isolate Pti1 chromosome A2, P.tigris_Pti1_mat1.1, whole genome shotgun sequence:
- the GPX1 gene encoding glutathione peroxidase 1: MCAAPLAAAALAAAAPRSVYSFSARPLAGGEPMSLGSLRGKVLLIENVASLUGTTVRDYTQMNELQRRLGPRGLVVLGFPCNQFGHQENAKNEEILNSLKYVRPGGGFEPNFTLFEKCEVNGAQAHPLFAFLRQALPAPSDDATALMTDPKFITWSPVCRNDVAWNFEKFLVGPDGVPVRRYSRRFPTIDIEPDIEALLSQGPSCA; the protein is encoded by the exons ATGTGCGCTGCTCCGCTCGCGGCCGCCGCCCTCGCCGCAGCGGCCCCGCGCTCCGTGTATTCCTTCTCTGCACGCCCGTTGGCCGGCGGGGAGCCCATGAGCCTGGGTTCCCTGCGGGGCAAGGTGCTGCTCATCGAGAATGTGGCGTCGCTCTGAGGCACAACGGTCCGGGACTACACCCAGATGAACGAGCTGCAGCGGCGCCTCGGGCCCCGGGGCCTGGTCGTGCTCGGCTTCCCATGCAACCAGTTCGGGCATCAG GAGAACGCTAAAAACGAAGAGATCCTGAATTCCCTTAAGTACGTCCGACCTGGCGGCGGGTTCGAGCCCAACTTCACGCTTTTTGAGAAGTGCGAGGTAAATGGCGCGCAGGCGCACCCCCTCTTCGCCTTCCTGCGCCAGGCTCTGCCTGCCCCCAGTGACGACGCCACTGCGCTCATGACTGACCCGAAGTTCATCACCTGGTCTCCAGTGTGTCGCAACGACGTCGCCTGGAACTTTGAGAAGTTCCTGGTGGGCCCAGATGGTGTGCCTGTGCGCAGGTACAGCCGCCGCTTTCCAACCATCGACATTGAGCCTGACATCGAAGCCCTGCTGTCCCAGGGGCCCAGCTGTGCCTAG
- the RHOA gene encoding transforming protein RhoA: MAAIRKKLVIVGDGACGKTCLLIVFSKDQFPEVYVPTVFENYVADIEVDGKQVELALWDTAGQEDYDRLRPLSYPDTDVILMCFSIDSPDSLENIPEKWTPEVKHFCPNVPIILVGNKKDLRNDEHTRRELAKMKQEPVKPEEGRDMANRIGAFGYMECSAKTKDGVREVFEMATRAALQARRGKKKSGCLVL, from the exons ATGGCTGCCATCCGGAAGAAACTGGTGATTGTTGGTGATGGAGCCTGTGGCAAGACTTGCTTGCTCATCGTCTTTAGCAAGGACCAGTTCCCAGAGGTGTATGTACCCACAGTGTTTGAGAACTATGTGGCAGATATTGAAGTTGATGGAAAGCAG GTAGAGTTGGCTTTGTGGGATACAGCTGGGCAGGAAGATTATGATCGCTTGAGGCCTCTCTCCTATCCGGACACCGATGTTATACTGATGTGTTTCTCCATTGACAGCCCTGATAGTTTAG AAAACATCCCAGAAAAATGGACTCCGGAAGTCAAGCACTTCTGTCCCAATGTGCCCATCATTCTGGTTGGAAACAAGAAGGATCTTCGGAATGATGAGCACACAAGGCGGGAGCTGGCCAAGATGAAGCAG GAGCCAGTGAAaccagaagaaggcagagatatGGCAAACAGGATTGGTGCTTTTGGGTACATGGAGTGTTCAGCAAAGACCAAAGATGGAGTGAGGGAGGTTTTTGAAATGGCCACGAGAGCCGCTCTGCAAGCCAGACGTGGGAAGAAAAAATCTGGGTGCCTTGTCTTGTGA